Proteins co-encoded in one Bradyrhizobium sp. 170 genomic window:
- a CDS encoding 30S ribosomal protein S2: MSLPDFSMRQLLEAGVHFGHQSHRWNPKMAEFIFGARNNIHIIDLAQTVPLLHTALKAVSDTVAKGGRILFVGTKRQAQDGVAEAAKRSAQYFVNSRWLGGTLTNWKTISGSIKRLRHLDEVLSSGEASSYTKKERLTLQRERDKLDRSLGGIKDMGGLPDMIFVIDTNKEDIAIQEAQRLNIPVAAIVDTNSDPKGITFVVPGNDDAGRAISLYCDLIARAAIDGISRAQGDHGIDIGASAQPAREEIPAAPQPTGFQGLAGPRGTADNLKKLTGVSGAIEKKLNDLGIFHYWQLAELDHDTAHKIGEEVGLPSRADAWVAQAKTLTAEAE, translated from the coding sequence ATGTCGCTACCCGATTTTTCTATGCGTCAGCTGCTTGAAGCCGGCGTGCACTTTGGCCACCAATCGCACCGCTGGAATCCGAAAATGGCGGAGTTCATTTTCGGTGCCCGCAACAACATCCACATCATCGATCTCGCCCAGACCGTGCCGTTGCTGCACACCGCGCTGAAGGCGGTCAGTGACACCGTCGCCAAGGGCGGCCGCATCCTGTTCGTCGGCACCAAGCGCCAGGCGCAGGACGGCGTCGCCGAAGCGGCCAAGCGCTCGGCGCAGTATTTCGTCAATTCGCGCTGGCTCGGCGGCACGCTGACCAACTGGAAGACGATCTCAGGCTCGATCAAGCGCCTGCGTCACCTCGATGAGGTGCTGTCGTCCGGCGAGGCCTCCTCCTACACCAAGAAGGAGCGGCTGACGCTGCAGCGCGAGCGCGACAAGCTCGACCGCTCGCTCGGCGGCATCAAGGACATGGGCGGTCTTCCCGACATGATCTTCGTGATCGACACCAACAAGGAAGACATCGCGATCCAGGAAGCGCAGCGGCTCAACATCCCCGTTGCCGCGATCGTCGACACCAATTCGGACCCCAAGGGCATCACCTTTGTGGTGCCGGGCAATGACGACGCCGGCCGCGCCATTTCGCTGTATTGCGACCTGATTGCCCGCGCCGCCATCGACGGCATCTCGCGCGCCCAGGGCGACCACGGCATCGACATCGGCGCCTCCGCCCAGCCGGCCCGCGAGGAAATTCCGGCAGCACCCCAGCCGACCGGCTTCCAGGGTCTGGCCGGTCCACGCGGCACCGCCGACAACCTCAAGAAGCTCACCGGCGTGTCGGGTGCGATCGAGAAAAAGCTCAACGACCTCGGCATCTTCCACTACTGGCAGCTCGCCGAGCTCGACCACGATACCGCGCACAAGATCGGTGAAGAGGTTGGTCTTCCGAGCCGCGCCGATGCCTGGGTTGCCCAGGCCAAGACGCTGACCGCGGAAGCGGAATAA